Proteins from a genomic interval of Nerophis lumbriciformis linkage group LG01, RoL_Nlum_v2.1, whole genome shotgun sequence:
- the prdm2a gene encoding PR domain zinc finger protein 2, protein MAQTPHLDITKIGESERIQEEDTSSSPDTHSHTDDDHLAHDRSRGWESFPCQDYDQCFNSQQGLVQHMHIHALVKNVPPGYKSKRSKIFSGSDLDQQLHENVKPSVSVSSVTQLESSSTAVSLTECNMSPPDREPDELLQEENLQQVIIATLKHGTKLENKSEGTGQYMLDVSSSTSENLSFYFDGKIVSTSTVSGCEAAEVHSACLNLVGLDTLILDPSQFNLGMNIDSILNNQELQGLAPAKRRTATPPLLPLIQTELESEVVVSSSSLVTSVIEHLLPQNTESTVAHPKGTSVFLSPTLQQLLEKQDNLNPTPTLLPDGQTPCSLVSTAAAGMFKRRTVSPQSSPQHNLSSDEETITLHPDGSDAVTLWQMDIQHSSTNEQANASQIVEEPQAIPILTESWSPVTVNICNQQPLDLSNTMKRHDPDTSAALDLSLQKKNLNKSELTSNVVAQSNGNPNLWIEECDYVSEDQNLSLGSPKTPVVTDFIVTGQNMVDPVAEGLVYGLAVPPCSLISTPTTLTPFSFPTASPCTMSFEPPTSHTVLPTAPSLITVLASALAVPGPSSQPIQVLAPTVSPEPLVLCTENSGNSTRCDSTSAFAASNAANVLALSQPLDPSLNPGHMFLSDPIAFNPPINEANPVSEVPFTATSTLNDPLSNSYNNITSNSVLIECTISLETPISVSDAVTMQNDTDTPASTQMLINHIEQQQIVSLPNTATVDPTIHMPSIEELVTMSATTSVTPDCLAESVSNPDPEQVPEAQPPIAKEEEFTDITDSAVETFADTSGRDEKLEKIHHPSNTPRDSEQQTFTKNFICNVCDQLFHSMKELGHHVGDHADEWPYKCEFCVLLFDKPSALLDHRSSLHGVDKTYVCSACTKDFVYFCNLKQHQEELHPTQQCTFTEEEKGKIRPQNYNYSIKVSTEPPVSDASEEPNKQVKKEENRVDLTAEELFTTIKIMSSGSGKVKGPDVRLGVNQHYPSYKPPPFPYHNRSPAGSLASATNFTTHNIPQTFSTAIRCTKCGKSFDNMPELHKHILACANASDKRRYTPKKNPIPLRHFAKSQNGVLSTANSANEFNASNGASQSPTESSVKVKFKLLNRKKRKLVQRVMPQRNKSTSSSLVHNDVFACPHCSREFTMRRSRTKHIAVCPKKPKEVRTRKEGGLSVTKENDGRLHRGVSNVEQKQEASPHRRTRLQTSGPTKRPTILPAVTSFSSKRMKFAIKDTPMSKNEMSALNELPMVRSFNPPLRQYTRVHHGIKDIPVEITLVKQQTERRRDESPSTPSQEAPTTGGSSKQSAIA, encoded by the coding sequence ATGGCGCAAACCCCTCACTTGGACATCACCAAAATTGGAGAGAGTGAACGTATACAAGAAGAAGATACCAGTAGTTCACCcgacacacatagtcacacagaTGATGACCACCTTGCTCATGATCGTAGCAGAGGTTGGGAGTCTTTTCCTTGTCAGGACTATGACCAGTGTTTCAACAGCCAACAAGGCTTGGTACAACACATGCATATTCACGCTTTGGTGAAGAATGTGCCACCTGGCTACAAAAGCAAGAGGAGCAAAATCTTCAGTGGTTCAGATTTAGATCAACAGCTGCATGAGAATGTGAAACCTTCAGTTTCAGTAAGCTCAGTCACTCAGCTTGAAAGCAGTAGTACTGCCGTGTCATTGACCGAATGTAACATGTCACCACCTGACAGAGAACCAGATGAGTTGCTTCAAGAGGAAAATCTTCAGCAGGTTATCATTGCAACGTTAAAGCATGGAACCAAATTGGAGAATAAAAGCGAAGGCACTGGACAGTACATGCTAGATGTCTCCAGCAGTACGTCAGAAAACCTCAGCTTTTACTTTGATGGGAAAATAGTGTCAACGAGCACAGTCAGCGGCTGTGAAGCAGCTGAAGTTCATTCTGCATGTTTAAATTTGGTTGGACTGGACACCCTGATTCTAGATCCCTCCCAATTCAACCTAGGGATGAATATTGATTCAATTCTGAACAACCAAGAGTTGCAGGGTTTAGCACCAGCCAAGAGAAGAACTGCAACACCTCCCCTGTTACCCCTAATTCAAACTGAATTGGAGTCTGAGGTGGTTGTTTCGTCATCATCACTTGTGACTTCGGTAATAGAACATTTACTTCCTCAGAATACAGAGTCCACAGTTGCCCACCCCAAAGGAACCTCTGTGTTTCTATCCCCAACGTTACAGCAGCTACTCGAGAAGCAGGACAACCTAAATCCCACACCTACCCTGCTTCCAGATGGCCAAACACCTTGTTCCCTTGTCTCTACTGCTGCAGCAGGAATGTTTAAAAGAAGGACTGTATCTCCTCAAAGTTCTCCTCAGCACAATTTATCATCTGATGAGGAAACAATCACACTACATCCAGACGGCAGTGATGCTGTTACTTTATGGCAGATGGACATCCAGCACAGCTCTACCAATGAACAGGCTAATGCATCACAAATTGTAGAAGAACCACAAGCGATTCCCATTTTAACTGAAAGCTGGTCTCCTGTTACTGTCAACATCTGTAATCAGCAACCATTGGATCTCTCCAATACAATGAAAAGGCATGACCCTGACACTTCTGCTGCACTGGATTtaagtttgcaaaaaaagaacCTTAACAAATCTGAACTCACGTCAAATGTAGTTGCACAGTCAAATGGAAATCCAAACTTGTGGATAGAAGAGTGCGATTATGTGAGTGAAGACCAAAACTTGAGCCTTGGAAGCCCTAAGACGCCTGTAGTGACAGACTTCATTGTTACTGGTCAAAATATGGTTGACCCTGTTGCAGAGGGACTTGTTTATGGACTAGCTGTCCCACCCTGTTCTCTGATTTCTACACCTACGACTCTTACACCTTTTAGTTTCCCGACAGCTTCCCCTTGCACTATGTCATTTGAACCCCCAACTTCACACACCGTTCTACCTACTGCTCCTTCATTAATCACAGTTCTGGCATCAGCACTAGCTGTTCCTGGCCCCTCAAGCCAACCAATCCAGGTCTTGGCTCCAACTGTATCACCTGAGCCACTGGTACTCTGCACAGAAAATTCAGGAAATTCTACACGGTGTGACTCCACCTCTGCGTTTGCAGCTAGCAATGCTGCAAACGTTCTTGCACTCTCACAACCGCTAGACCCCTCTCTTAATCCTGGCCACATGTTTCTTAGTGATCCAATTGCCTTCAACCCCCCAATAAATGAAGCCAATCCGGTGTCAGAGGTGCCTTTCACGGCTACTTCCACATTAAATGATCCCCTCTCAAACTCATACAACAATATCACAAGCAACTCTGTCCTGATAGAGTGCACAATTTCCCTTGAAACTCCAATAAGTGTCTCTGATGCTGTTACTATGCAAAACGACACGGACACGCCAGCATCCACACAAATGCTTATTAATCACATTGAACAGCAACAGATTGTCTCATTACCCAACACTGCAACTGTAGACCCCACCATTCATATGCCCTCCATTGAAGAGTTAGTAACAATGTCCGCTACTACCTCAGTAACACCGGATTGTCTTGCAGAGTCTGTGTCAAATCCTGACCCAGAACAAGTCCCTGAAGCTCAACCTCCAATTGCAAAAGAGGAAGAATTTACTGACATCACAGATTCAGCGGTGGAAACCTTTGCTGACACCTCAGGCCGAGATGAGAAGTTGGAAAAGATACACCACCCGAGCAACACACCAAGGGACTCAGAGCAGCAGACTTTCACCAAGAACTTCATCTGCAATGTGTGTGATCAGTTGTTCCACTCAATGAAAGAACTCGGTCATCACGTTGGCGACCATGCTGACGAATGGCCCTATAAATGCGAGTTCTGCGTTCTGCTCTTTGATAAGCCCTCTGCTTTACTAGACCATCGATCAAGCTTGCACGGCGTTGACAAGACTTACGTTTGCAGTGCATGCACAAAAgattttgtttacttttgcaaTCTGAAACAGCATCAAGAGGAATTGCATCCTACTCAGCAGTGTACGTTCACTGAAGAAGAAAAGGGAAAAATAAGACCTCAGAATTACAACTACTCTATAAAAGTCAGCACAGAGCCTCCAGTGTCTGATGCATCTGAAGAACCCAACAAACAAgtcaaaaaagaagaaaatcGTGTCGATCTAACTGCTGAAGAATTATTTACAACAATTAAAATCATGTCCTCAGGTAGTGGCAAGGTCAAAGGGCCCGATGTTCGTCTTGGAGTTAATCAGCATTATCCAAGCTATAAGCCTCCTCCCTTTCCTTACCATAATAGGTCACCTGCTGGCTCCCTGGCCTCAGCCACAAACTTCACTACCCATAACATCCCACAAACCTTCAGTACAGCTATTCGGTGCACCAAGTGCGGTAAAAGCTTTGATAATATGCCAGAGCTGCACAAACACATTCTGGCTTGTGCAAACGCCAGTGATAAGAGGCGGTACACACCCAAAAAGAATCCGATCCCTCTACGCCACTTTGCAAAAAGCCAAAATGGAGTACTGTCCACAGCTAACTCAGCAAATGAATTTAATGCTTCAAATGGAGCCAGTCAGTCCCCCACAGAGTCATCAGTCAAAGTTAAGTTTAAATTATTGAACAGAAAGAAGAGAAAGCTGGTCCAAAGGGTCATGCCCCAGAGAAACAAGTCCACGTCCTCTTCACTCGTGCATAATGATGTATTTGCCTGCCCTCACTGTAGTAGGGAGTTCACTATGCGCCGCAGCCGaaccaaacatattgctgtctGTCCTAAAAAACCCAAAGAAGTAAGAACAAGAAAAGAGGGAGGACTATCTGTAACTAAGGAAAACGATGGTCGACTTCATAGAGGGGTCTCTAATGTTGAGCAAAAGCAAGAGGCCTCACCTCATCGTAGGACGAGACTCCAGACATCAGGGCCAACTAAAAGGCCTACCATCCTTCCTGCAGTGACAAGCTTCTCCAGCAAGAGGATGAAATTTGCAATAAAAGACACACCAATGTCTAAAAATGAGATGTCCGCTTTGAACGAACTTCCCATGGTTCGCTCTTTTAATCCTCCTCTGCGGCAGTACACGCGGGTACATCATGGCATCAAAGATATTCCCGTTGAAATAACCTTAGTGAAACAACAAACCGAACGGCGGAGGGACGAGTCGCCTTCTACTCCGAGCCAAGAGGCGCCAACTACTGGTGGAAGTTCTAAGCAAAGTGCTATAGCTTGA